One genomic region from Rhodococcus sp. SBT000017 encodes:
- a CDS encoding (deoxy)nucleoside triphosphate pyrophosphohydrolase, which produces MSGTPTAVVVAAALTHDGRLLLAQRTRPPELAGLWELPGGKVEPGESEDAALARELREELGVECSIGAALTGDVDLAGGLVLRAYRAALMSGMPAALEHSALRWVDAATLPTMDLVDADRLWLPELQQILLTSPGRS; this is translated from the coding sequence ATGTCCGGTACCCCCACCGCTGTGGTTGTCGCAGCCGCGTTGACGCACGACGGCAGGCTGCTGCTCGCGCAACGGACCCGTCCGCCCGAGCTGGCGGGTCTCTGGGAACTGCCCGGCGGCAAGGTCGAGCCGGGAGAGTCCGAGGACGCCGCGCTGGCGCGCGAGCTGCGCGAGGAATTGGGAGTCGAGTGCTCGATCGGAGCGGCGCTCACCGGAGACGTCGATCTTGCGGGCGGCCTGGTGCTGCGCGCTTACCGAGCCGCGCTGATGTCGGGAATGCCTGCAGCGCTGGAACATTCGGCCCTGAGGTGGGTGGACGCCGCGACGCTGCCGACGATGGATCTGGTCGACGCGGATCGGCTCTGGTTGCCCGAACTTCAGCAGATTCTGCTCACTTCGCCCGGGCGGTCTTGA
- a CDS encoding mannosyltransferase gives MPNGTARTVNRLVRLAPVLLAVSVISRFVWAFATPNGMNLVDLHVYVDGSAALLGGNLYDYTYSVQTPDFPLPFTYPPFAALVFFPLHYLPFTLVGVLWQAATMLALFAVVRLTLSMVLGDERAAEPRWVRIAMLWTALGLWSEPVRTTLDYGQVNVFLVLVAILAVRSSRWWVAGGLVGFAAGIKLTPAITGLYFLATRRWKAAAFSAVAFALTVAVSYAALGHQAATYFTTLLGDAERIGPVGSVWNQSLRGALSRIAGEDVGQGPVWIVAAVVATGLALAAWRAIGREDHLGTLVIVQLFGLLISPISWSHHWIWVIPMVIWLMHGPLRDVAGAKIVAGYWLVTVTVGVPWLLSFFQESIWTIPRPGLEAWAGAVDVIGSALFLGWVVYAGRARSGARGTTV, from the coding sequence ATACCGAACGGAACCGCACGCACAGTGAACCGACTTGTTCGGCTGGCCCCCGTTCTGCTCGCGGTCTCGGTGATCAGCCGATTCGTCTGGGCCTTCGCGACGCCCAACGGAATGAACCTCGTGGACCTACACGTCTACGTCGACGGCTCCGCGGCACTGCTCGGCGGCAATCTGTACGACTACACGTATTCGGTACAGACCCCGGACTTCCCACTCCCGTTCACGTACCCGCCGTTCGCCGCGCTCGTGTTCTTCCCGCTGCACTATCTGCCGTTCACCTTGGTCGGCGTCCTGTGGCAGGCCGCGACCATGCTCGCGCTGTTCGCCGTGGTGAGGCTGACGCTGTCGATGGTGCTCGGCGACGAGCGCGCCGCCGAGCCGCGCTGGGTGCGCATCGCAATGCTGTGGACCGCGCTGGGGCTGTGGTCCGAACCCGTGCGGACGACACTGGACTACGGCCAGGTCAACGTGTTCCTGGTGCTGGTGGCGATTCTCGCGGTACGCAGCAGCAGGTGGTGGGTGGCTGGAGGGCTGGTCGGCTTCGCTGCCGGAATCAAGCTGACCCCGGCCATCACCGGTCTCTACTTCCTGGCGACTCGGCGGTGGAAGGCCGCGGCGTTCTCGGCAGTGGCCTTCGCCCTCACCGTCGCGGTCAGCTACGCGGCGCTCGGACATCAGGCGGCCACGTACTTCACCACACTGCTCGGCGATGCCGAACGCATCGGCCCCGTCGGCTCGGTCTGGAATCAGTCTCTGCGAGGAGCGCTCAGCCGGATCGCGGGAGAGGACGTCGGGCAGGGCCCGGTGTGGATCGTCGCCGCCGTCGTCGCGACAGGGCTTGCGCTCGCGGCATGGCGTGCGATCGGACGCGAAGATCATCTGGGCACGCTGGTGATCGTGCAGCTCTTCGGCCTGCTGATCTCGCCGATCTCCTGGTCGCACCACTGGATCTGGGTGATCCCGATGGTGATCTGGCTGATGCACGGGCCGCTGCGCGACGTCGCCGGGGCAAAGATTGTCGCGGGCTACTGGTTGGTGACGGTGACCGTGGGGGTGCCGTGGCTGCTCAGTTTCTTCCAGGAATCGATCTGGACCATCCCCCGTCCGGGACTCGAGGCGTGGGCCGGTGCGGTCGACGTGATCGGCTCTGCTCTGTTCCTCGGCTGGGTCGTGTATGCGGGGCGGGCCAGGAGTGGGGCCCGCGGAACGACCGTGTGA
- a CDS encoding DUF1906 domain-containing protein, producing the protein MEISVQVSRRELFKYAAAGSAAAVGLVALGTATAHADAGLGTLVDYSGGVPSASAIKGAGHLGAVRYVSDRRPDANWMIGKPMRKSEADSLTSAGLEVVSNYQFGKGATSDWRGGYAAGVKHAERGLELHLAAGGPADRPIYASIDDNPTAVEFATLIAPYILGWQSVIGAENTGIYANSPTIELASVAGLGQWYWQHNWGTPKGFVHPDAHIHQIRIDKDFVGGVKVDINNILKADYGQWSKSAADIV; encoded by the coding sequence ATGGAGATTTCTGTGCAGGTTTCGCGACGTGAGTTGTTCAAGTACGCCGCCGCGGGGTCCGCGGCCGCCGTCGGATTGGTTGCGCTGGGTACAGCCACCGCGCACGCTGACGCCGGACTCGGCACACTCGTCGACTATTCGGGTGGGGTGCCGTCGGCGTCGGCCATCAAGGGGGCCGGCCACCTCGGGGCCGTCCGATATGTCTCCGATCGGCGGCCGGATGCGAACTGGATGATCGGCAAGCCGATGCGCAAGTCCGAGGCCGACTCGCTGACATCCGCAGGCCTGGAAGTGGTCTCGAACTATCAATTCGGCAAGGGGGCCACTTCCGACTGGCGTGGCGGGTACGCAGCGGGCGTGAAGCACGCAGAGCGAGGCCTCGAGCTCCACCTCGCCGCCGGTGGTCCGGCGGACCGCCCGATCTACGCGTCGATCGACGACAACCCCACCGCCGTGGAGTTCGCAACTCTGATCGCGCCGTACATCCTGGGCTGGCAGTCGGTGATCGGAGCCGAGAACACGGGGATCTACGCCAATTCACCGACCATCGAATTGGCCTCGGTTGCCGGACTCGGCCAATGGTATTGGCAGCACAATTGGGGAACACCCAAGGGCTTCGTTCACCCCGACGCGCACATTCATCAGATCCGAATCGACAAGGATTTCGTAGGCGGAGTCAAAGTCGACATCAACAATATTCTGAAAGCCGATTACGGGCAGTGGTCGAAATCTGCCGCGGACATTGTCTGA
- a CDS encoding 4a-hydroxytetrahydrobiopterin dehydratase yields the protein MTELLTDRDIEDARLTAWTVVGKSLTRTVELASFPAAIEAVNRVADAAEEADHHPDIDIRWRTLTFALSTHSAGGLTQKDVDLARRIDALIASR from the coding sequence ATGACCGAACTGCTGACCGACCGCGACATCGAGGACGCCCGGCTCACCGCATGGACCGTGGTCGGCAAATCCCTGACTCGCACCGTCGAACTGGCGTCGTTTCCCGCAGCGATCGAGGCGGTGAACCGGGTGGCCGACGCCGCGGAAGAGGCGGACCATCACCCCGACATCGACATCAGATGGCGGACGTTGACGTTCGCCCTCTCGACCCACAGTGCCGGCGGACTCACGCAGAAGGATGTGGATCTGGCGCGTCGGATCGACGCGCTGATCGCTTCACGCTGA
- the typA gene encoding translational GTPase TypA has translation MSAPSSADNIDSTTTFRNVAIVAHVDHGKTTLVDAMLRQSGAFEERAEAIDRVMDSGDLEKEKGITILAKNTAVHKRNADGTITVINVIDTPGHADFGGEVERGLSMVDGVVLLVDASEGPLPQTRFVLRKALAASLPVILVVNKTDRPDARIEEVVSESHDLLLDLASDLDDEASEAAELALDLPVLYASGREGKASRVQPENGNAPDAENLDELFEVLLNYVPAPKGNVDAPLQAHVTNLDASAFLGRLALVRIHNGQLSKGQTVSWMREVDGEPVVQKAKITELLNTIGVERVPGERGVAGDIVAVAGFPDIMIGDTLADLENPVALPRITVDQPAISVTIGTNTSPLVGRVSGHKLTSRMVKSRLDQELIGNVSLKVLDIGRPDAWEVQGRGELALAILVEQMRREGFELTVGKPQVVTQQVDGKLHEPFEELMVDTPEEYLGAVTQLLAARKGKMVQMTNHGAGWVRMEFIVPSRGLIGFRTEFLTDTRGTGIANAVFHGYAPWAGEIRARHTGSLVSDRHGTVTPFAMIQLADRGTFFVEPGADTYEGMVVGINPRQEDLDINVTREKKLTNMRQSSADVMETLAKPKKLDLEMAMEFCAGDECVEVTPEVVRVRKVHLDSNERARERSRSKTRDKAAL, from the coding sequence GTGAGCGCCCCAAGCAGTGCAGACAACATCGACAGCACCACCACTTTTCGCAACGTAGCCATCGTTGCACACGTCGACCATGGCAAGACCACCCTGGTCGACGCCATGCTCCGGCAGTCAGGCGCGTTCGAGGAACGTGCCGAAGCGATCGACCGCGTCATGGACTCGGGTGACCTCGAAAAAGAAAAAGGCATCACGATCCTGGCCAAGAACACGGCCGTTCACAAGCGCAATGCCGACGGCACCATCACCGTCATCAACGTGATCGACACCCCCGGCCACGCCGACTTCGGCGGAGAGGTCGAGCGCGGCCTGTCCATGGTCGACGGCGTCGTCCTTCTCGTCGACGCTTCCGAGGGCCCGCTTCCGCAGACCCGCTTCGTGCTGCGCAAGGCGCTCGCCGCCTCCCTGCCGGTGATCCTGGTCGTGAACAAGACCGACCGTCCCGACGCGCGTATCGAAGAGGTCGTCTCGGAGAGCCACGATTTGCTCCTCGACCTGGCGTCCGACCTCGACGACGAAGCGTCCGAGGCAGCCGAGCTCGCCCTCGACCTTCCTGTTCTCTACGCCTCCGGCCGTGAGGGCAAGGCGTCGCGCGTTCAGCCCGAGAACGGCAACGCGCCCGACGCCGAGAACCTCGACGAGCTGTTCGAGGTGCTGCTCAACTACGTCCCCGCGCCCAAGGGCAACGTCGACGCACCGCTGCAGGCGCACGTCACCAACCTCGACGCGTCGGCCTTCCTCGGCCGCCTCGCCCTGGTGCGTATCCACAACGGCCAGCTCTCCAAGGGCCAGACCGTGAGCTGGATGCGAGAGGTCGACGGCGAGCCCGTCGTCCAGAAGGCCAAGATCACCGAGCTGCTCAACACCATCGGCGTCGAGCGCGTCCCCGGTGAGCGCGGCGTCGCAGGCGACATCGTCGCCGTCGCGGGCTTCCCCGACATCATGATCGGTGACACCCTCGCCGATCTGGAGAACCCGGTCGCACTGCCCCGTATCACGGTCGACCAGCCGGCCATCTCGGTCACCATCGGCACCAACACGAGCCCGCTCGTCGGACGCGTCAGCGGCCACAAGCTCACCTCGCGCATGGTCAAGAGCCGCCTGGACCAGGAGCTCATCGGTAACGTCTCGCTCAAGGTCCTCGACATCGGTCGCCCCGATGCCTGGGAGGTCCAGGGTCGTGGCGAGCTGGCGCTGGCCATCCTCGTCGAGCAGATGCGTCGCGAAGGCTTCGAGCTCACCGTCGGCAAGCCGCAGGTGGTCACCCAGCAGGTCGACGGCAAGCTGCACGAGCCCTTCGAAGAGCTCATGGTCGACACACCGGAGGAGTACCTCGGTGCGGTCACTCAGCTGCTCGCCGCTCGCAAGGGCAAGATGGTGCAGATGACGAACCACGGCGCAGGCTGGGTTCGCATGGAATTCATCGTTCCTTCGCGTGGCCTGATCGGCTTCCGCACCGAGTTCCTCACGGACACGCGTGGCACCGGTATCGCCAACGCCGTCTTCCACGGTTACGCACCGTGGGCCGGTGAGATCCGCGCGCGCCACACCGGTTCGCTTGTTTCGGACCGTCACGGCACCGTCACCCCGTTCGCGATGATCCAGCTGGCCGATCGCGGCACGTTCTTCGTCGAGCCGGGCGCAGACACCTACGAGGGCATGGTCGTGGGCATCAACCCGCGTCAGGAAGACCTCGACATCAACGTCACCCGCGAGAAGAAGCTGACCAACATGCGTCAGTCCTCCGCAGACGTCATGGAGACCCTGGCCAAGCCCAAGAAGCTCGACCTGGAAATGGCCATGGAGTTCTGTGCAGGCGACGAGTGCGTCGAGGTGACCCCCGAGGTCGTCCGCGTCCGCAAGGTGCACCTCGATTCCAACGAGCGCGCCCGCGAGCGTTCGCGCAGCAAGACTCGCGACAAGGCTGCTCTGTAA